The proteins below come from a single Vitreimonas flagellata genomic window:
- a CDS encoding DUF488 family protein, whose product MAQSKLWTIGYENVGVPDFVAALKEAKIKTLVDVREVANSRRAGYSKKSLAASLDEAGIAYVHMKPLGTPKAGREAARKGDSKTMRRIFEAKLAEPESQLALAETADFAKKGRVCIMCLEHDWRACHRAIVAEHLSAFGLKPAHLSPGPPR is encoded by the coding sequence ATGGCGCAATCCAAGCTCTGGACCATCGGCTACGAAAATGTCGGCGTGCCTGACTTCGTGGCGGCGCTGAAGGAAGCCAAGATCAAAACGCTGGTGGATGTGCGCGAGGTCGCAAACTCACGTCGCGCTGGCTATTCGAAGAAATCTCTTGCTGCGAGCCTGGACGAAGCCGGCATCGCTTACGTGCACATGAAGCCGCTCGGCACGCCCAAGGCCGGCCGCGAAGCGGCGCGCAAAGGCGACAGCAAAACCATGCGCCGCATTTTCGAAGCGAAGCTTGCGGAGCCGGAAAGCCAGCTCGCTTTGGCGGAAACGGCCGATTTCGCCAAGAAAGGCCGCGTCTGCATCATGTGCTTGGAGCACGATTGGCGCGCCTGCCACCGCGCCATCGTCGCCGAACATCTCAGCGCATTCGGCCTTAAGCCGGCGCACCTTTCGCCCGGACCGCCGCGATAA
- a CDS encoding 5-formyltetrahydrofolate cyclo-ligase: protein MTSAPRPDLEAEKADARMLMRAERNAVDARDAPLKLIDNFPLELARVSPVAGYWPVGSEIDGRPLLAALAKVGNVVALPRMESRQGPARFLAWRGSEALTADAFGVPSPPKGSQEVTPRLILVPLIAFDRAGNRLGQGGGHYDRIISLYRAHGAVAVGIAYAEQEMGLVPTGSHDAHLDWVITPKEAIRCVRGTGLRGLSGA, encoded by the coding sequence TTGACGTCCGCGCCGCGCCCCGACCTCGAAGCCGAAAAGGCTGATGCGCGCATGTTGATGCGGGCCGAGCGCAATGCGGTGGACGCGCGTGACGCGCCGCTGAAGCTTATCGACAATTTCCCGCTGGAGCTGGCGCGCGTGTCGCCGGTCGCCGGCTATTGGCCTGTGGGCAGCGAGATCGATGGTCGCCCCTTGCTCGCGGCGCTCGCCAAGGTCGGCAATGTCGTGGCCTTGCCACGTATGGAGAGCCGCCAGGGGCCGGCCCGCTTTCTGGCGTGGCGCGGCTCCGAGGCGCTGACGGCGGATGCGTTCGGCGTGCCGTCGCCGCCGAAGGGCAGCCAGGAAGTAACCCCGCGCCTTATCCTGGTCCCGCTGATCGCCTTCGATCGCGCTGGCAATCGCTTGGGCCAGGGCGGCGGCCATTACGACCGGATCATCTCGCTCTACCGCGCCCACGGGGCGGTGGCTGTGGGTATCGCCTATGCCGAGCAGGAGATGGGCCTCGTACCCACCGGTTCCCATGATGCGCACCTGGATTGGGTCATTACGCCCAAAGAGGCGATCCGCTGCGTGCGTGGAACAGGTCTGCGCGGTTTGAGCGGGGCCTGA
- a CDS encoding DUF805 domain-containing protein codes for MRGEILYFESGADVGLIRSADGAHYRFRLADLGEGQSPISGAFVEFTPRDAEWASQIVVKGVDGPPPEKLDIWGYFAKCMRMSFNGAGRARRMEYWSFILFSFLMMIGGVLLLVGISAVGQARAGEAFNQSFSMVMTPLIVLALLVFTPASYSVLARRLHDIGWSGWLVLLQFVPLGGFILFICTLIASERGANKYGPYPKAA; via the coding sequence ATGCGTGGTGAAATTCTCTATTTCGAATCCGGCGCCGATGTCGGCCTGATCCGCAGCGCCGACGGCGCGCATTATCGCTTCCGTCTTGCGGATTTGGGCGAGGGGCAATCGCCCATATCTGGCGCGTTCGTTGAGTTCACGCCGCGCGATGCGGAATGGGCGTCGCAGATTGTGGTCAAAGGCGTGGACGGTCCGCCGCCCGAGAAGCTCGATATTTGGGGCTATTTCGCCAAATGCATGCGCATGTCGTTCAATGGCGCGGGCCGTGCGCGGCGCATGGAATATTGGAGCTTCATCCTCTTCTCGTTCCTGATGATGATCGGCGGCGTTTTGCTGCTCGTCGGCATTAGCGCTGTCGGCCAAGCTCGCGCTGGCGAGGCCTTCAACCAATCCTTTTCGATGGTCATGACGCCGCTGATCGTTTTGGCGCTGCTCGTTTTCACACCCGCCAGCTATTCCGTCCTGGCGCGCCGCCTGCACGACATCGGCTGGTCCGGCTGGCTCGTGCTGCTGCAATTTGTGCCTCTGGGCGGGTTCATTTTGTTCATTTGCACGCTCATTGCCTCGGAGCGTGGAGCCAATAAGTATGGGCCCTATCCGAAGGCGGCCTGA
- a CDS encoding cell division protein ZapA: MQAVLNVANQQFTIECADCDQRRLEDLAKELDARLSRFSGDEDAMRRLVLTALSLLDQAQATSAALALAREEIERLTDMVVEARLDAQNVAVNDERGRVGVLVAHGAA, encoded by the coding sequence ATGCAGGCTGTCCTGAACGTAGCGAACCAACAATTCACCATCGAGTGCGCCGACTGCGATCAGCGCCGGCTCGAAGATTTGGCCAAAGAGCTCGATGCGCGCTTGTCCCGCTTCTCTGGCGATGAGGATGCGATGCGCCGTTTGGTGCTCACGGCGCTCTCGCTGCTCGACCAAGCCCAAGCCACCAGCGCCGCTTTGGCTTTGGCGCGCGAAGAGATCGAACGGCTGACGGACATGGTCGTCGAGGCGCGGTTGGATGCGCAAAATGTGGCCGTCAACGATGAGCGTGGCCGCGTCGGCGTGCTCGTGGCGCACGGCGCCGCCTGA
- a CDS encoding complex I NDUFA9 subunit family protein: MAELVVVFGGSGFIGKQVVRALAKRGKRVRIAMRRPHLGAELRVMGDVGQIQLVQANLRFPESIDAALEGADAVVNLVAVLHESGTQNFEALHVEGARAVAEAAAKRGIKRVVHISAIGAAETGAKYAQSKYQGERAVLDAVSTATILRPSIVFGPEDGFFNRFARMAQTSLALPLIGGGNTKFQPVFVGDVADAVCAALDKSQAQGRIYELGGPRTYTFKQLLEFITAEIARPRALIPLPFVFAYPLGLLISWAFKLIPFAAPPLTGDQVNMLRKDNIVGADPLAGTIQELGVTSLETVEAIVPAYLWRFRPYGQFQTKQNPA, translated from the coding sequence ATGGCGGAACTGGTCGTTGTGTTCGGCGGCTCTGGCTTCATCGGAAAGCAGGTCGTGCGCGCGCTGGCCAAGCGCGGCAAGCGCGTCCGCATCGCCATGCGCCGCCCGCATCTGGGCGCCGAACTCCGCGTGATGGGCGATGTCGGTCAGATCCAACTCGTGCAAGCCAATTTGCGCTTTCCTGAATCGATCGACGCCGCACTCGAAGGCGCCGACGCTGTCGTGAACTTGGTTGCGGTGCTGCACGAAAGCGGCACGCAGAACTTTGAAGCGTTGCATGTCGAAGGCGCCCGCGCTGTTGCGGAAGCTGCCGCCAAGCGCGGCATCAAGCGCGTGGTCCATATCTCCGCGATCGGCGCCGCCGAGACGGGCGCTAAATACGCCCAATCGAAATACCAAGGCGAGCGTGCTGTGCTCGACGCTGTATCCACGGCGACGATCCTGCGCCCGTCGATCGTGTTCGGCCCGGAAGACGGCTTCTTCAATCGCTTCGCGCGCATGGCGCAGACGTCACTGGCGCTGCCGCTGATTGGTGGCGGCAACACGAAATTCCAGCCGGTGTTTGTCGGCGATGTCGCTGATGCTGTGTGCGCGGCGCTCGACAAAAGCCAAGCCCAAGGCCGCATCTACGAACTCGGCGGTCCGCGCACGTACACGTTCAAGCAATTGCTCGAATTCATCACCGCCGAAATCGCGCGTCCGCGTGCGCTGATTCCGCTGCCGTTCGTGTTCGCGTATCCGCTGGGCTTGCTGATTAGTTGGGCGTTCAAGCTGATCCCGTTCGCGGCGCCGCCGCTGACGGGCGATCAGGTGAACATGCTCCGCAAGGACAACATCGTCGGCGCCGACCCACTGGCGGGCACGATCCAAGAATTGGGCGTCACCTCGCTTGAAACGGTCGAGGCGATTGTGCCAGCCTATCTCTGGCGTTTCCGCCCTTACGGCCAATTTCAGACAAAGCAGAATCCCGCATGA
- the gap gene encoding type I glyceraldehyde-3-phosphate dehydrogenase, whose translation MGVKVAINGFGRIGRNVLRAIYESGRTDIEVVAINDLGPVETNAHLLRYDSVHGRFPGEVKSGEDWIDLGKGKIKVTAIKNPAELPHKAEGVDIALECTGIFTARDKAALHLDGGAKRVIVSAPADGADYTVVYGVNHQGLTKDHVVISNASCTTNCLAPVVSVLHDAIGIDHGMMTTIHSYTGDQPTLDTLHKDLYRARAAALNMIPTSTGAAKAIGLVIPDLKGKLDGISIRVPTPNVSVVDFKFVAKKATTKDEINAAIKAAADGPLKGILGYTNHPNVSMDFNHDPHSSIFHNDQTKVMEGKFCSILTWYDNEWGFSNRMADTAVAMSKLI comes from the coding sequence ATGGGCGTGAAGGTTGCGATCAACGGGTTTGGACGTATCGGCCGCAACGTGTTGCGCGCCATCTATGAATCCGGCCGCACCGATATCGAAGTGGTCGCGATCAACGATCTCGGCCCCGTCGAAACCAACGCGCACCTGCTCCGCTATGACAGCGTGCACGGCCGTTTTCCGGGCGAAGTGAAGTCCGGCGAAGATTGGATCGATCTCGGCAAGGGCAAGATCAAGGTCACCGCGATCAAGAACCCGGCCGAACTCCCGCACAAAGCCGAAGGCGTCGACATCGCGCTTGAGTGCACCGGCATCTTCACCGCGCGCGATAAGGCCGCACTTCACCTCGACGGCGGCGCCAAGCGCGTGATTGTTTCAGCGCCGGCGGATGGCGCCGACTACACGGTCGTCTATGGCGTGAACCACCAAGGCCTGACGAAAGATCACGTCGTGATCTCGAACGCCTCGTGCACGACGAATTGCTTGGCGCCAGTCGTTAGCGTTCTGCACGACGCGATCGGCATCGATCACGGCATGATGACGACGATCCATAGCTACACCGGCGACCAGCCGACCTTGGACACGCTGCACAAGGATCTCTACCGCGCCCGCGCCGCGGCTTTGAACATGATCCCGACCTCGACGGGCGCCGCGAAGGCGATCGGCCTCGTGATCCCGGACCTGAAGGGCAAGCTCGACGGCATCTCGATCCGCGTGCCGACGCCGAACGTCTCGGTGGTCGATTTCAAATTCGTGGCCAAGAAGGCGACGACGAAGGACGAGATCAACGCCGCGATCAAGGCCGCTGCAGACGGCCCGCTCAAGGGCATTCTCGGCTACACCAACCATCCGAACGTCTCGATGGATTTCAACCACGATCCGCATTCGTCGATCTTCCACAACGATCAGACCAAAGTGATGGAAGGCAAGTTCTGCTCGATCCTCACCTGGTACGATAACGAATGGGGCTTCTCGAACCGCATGGCGGACACCGCCGTCGCGATGAGCAAGCTGATCTGA
- a CDS encoding YebC/PmpR family DNA-binding transcriptional regulator has product MAGHSKFANIQHRKGAQDKKRASMFTKIAREIQAAVKLGGADPNANPRLFRAMASGRAVNMPKDNIQRAIDKGSGAGTEQLDEIRYEGFGPGGIGVIVECLTDNKNRTAGEVRSAFSKHGGNLGESNSVSNSWRKVGEVRYALPVASEDAMLEAAIEAGADDCVVEGEHHVITCEMNALGGVAQDLAKKFGDAVSAKFVWRTDIAIPIEGEAAETLMKLLTQLDDLDDVQDVYSNEDISDEEMARLSA; this is encoded by the coding sequence ATGGCAGGCCATTCCAAATTCGCGAACATCCAGCACCGTAAAGGCGCGCAGGATAAGAAGCGCGCGTCGATGTTCACCAAGATCGCGCGCGAAATCCAAGCCGCAGTGAAGCTCGGCGGCGCCGATCCAAACGCCAATCCGCGCCTGTTCCGGGCGATGGCGTCGGGCCGCGCGGTCAACATGCCGAAGGACAATATCCAGCGCGCTATCGACAAGGGCTCGGGCGCCGGCACAGAGCAATTGGACGAAATCCGCTATGAGGGCTTTGGGCCCGGCGGCATTGGCGTGATCGTCGAATGCCTCACCGACAACAAAAACCGCACCGCGGGCGAAGTGCGCTCCGCCTTCTCCAAGCACGGCGGAAATCTTGGCGAAAGCAATTCGGTCTCGAACTCGTGGCGCAAAGTTGGCGAAGTGCGTTACGCGCTGCCCGTCGCCAGCGAAGACGCGATGCTGGAAGCCGCGATCGAAGCCGGCGCCGATGATTGCGTTGTTGAAGGCGAACACCACGTCATTACGTGCGAGATGAATGCGCTTGGCGGCGTGGCGCAGGATTTGGCCAAGAAGTTCGGCGACGCTGTTTCAGCAAAGTTCGTCTGGCGCACCGACATCGCCATCCCGATCGAGGGTGAAGCGGCGGAGACGCTGATGAAGCTGCTCACGCAGCTCGACGATTTGGACGACGTGCAGGACGTCTATTCTAACGAAGACATCAGCGACGAGGAAATGGCGCGCCTGAGCGCTTAA
- a CDS encoding undecaprenyl-diphosphate phosphatase, which translates to MDILNLLRAAFLGVLQGLTEFLPVSSTAHLLIGAELIGYDDPGGVFTVMIQLGSILAVMWLYRQRIVDVITGLPTKPEARRFALMLFLSFLPAVGIGFFAADYVKTVLYESFVVIGWALVIGGAAMLLLERFAPKPVVTDAAETPIWRAVAVGFMQCIAMIPGVSRSGATIYGGLLLGLDRRAAAEFSFFLAMPTMLAAFFYDFIKVKDQIAPERIAEISVGFVFAFLAAAIVVKPFLDFVTRIGFGPFAWYRIGIGVLLLGGVYMGQLG; encoded by the coding sequence TTGGATATTCTGAACCTACTCCGCGCCGCTTTCCTCGGCGTGCTGCAGGGCCTGACCGAATTCCTGCCCGTCTCCTCCACGGCCCACCTCCTGATCGGGGCGGAGCTGATCGGGTACGACGATCCGGGCGGCGTTTTCACGGTCATGATCCAGCTGGGCTCGATCCTGGCGGTGATGTGGCTTTACCGGCAGCGCATTGTCGACGTGATCACAGGCCTGCCGACCAAGCCCGAAGCGCGGCGCTTTGCGCTGATGCTTTTCCTCTCATTCCTGCCCGCCGTCGGCATCGGCTTCTTCGCCGCCGATTACGTGAAGACGGTGCTTTATGAGAGCTTCGTCGTCATCGGCTGGGCGCTGGTGATTGGCGGCGCGGCCATGCTGCTGCTGGAGCGCTTTGCGCCGAAGCCAGTCGTCACGGACGCGGCCGAGACGCCGATCTGGCGCGCGGTCGCCGTAGGCTTCATGCAATGTATCGCCATGATCCCCGGCGTCTCGCGCTCGGGCGCGACGATTTATGGCGGCTTGCTGTTGGGCCTCGATCGCCGCGCGGCCGCGGAATTTTCGTTCTTCCTCGCCATGCCGACAATGTTGGCGGCGTTCTTCTACGACTTCATCAAGGTGAAGGATCAGATCGCACCGGAACGCATCGCGGAGATCAGCGTCGGCTTCGTGTTCGCTTTCCTTGCGGCGGCGATCGTAGTGAAGCCCTTCCTCGACTTCGTGACGCGAATTGGCTTCGGGCCCTTTGCTTGGTATCGCATTGGCATCGGCGTGCTTCTGCTCGGCGGCGTTTACATGGGCCAGCTGGGCTAA
- a CDS encoding NAD(P)-dependent oxidoreductase: MAERMQKFVSVGQKWPEKRTAADRAGDFHEIYREFIAEKANEQASRCAQCGVPFCQTHCPLQNNIPDWLRMTAEGRLEEAYQLSASTNSMPEICGRICPQDRLCEAGCVIEQSTHGSVTIGAVEKYLTDTAWEKGWIAVIKPRREREESVGIIGAGPAGLAAAERLRLRGYQVTIYDRHDRVGGLLIYGIPGFKLEKDIVERRTQRLIEGGVKFVLNCNVGETISFEDLRAQHESVLIATGVYKAKPLNAPNDQSVVKALDYLITSNRVGLGDDVADFTSGALNAAGKRVVVIGGGDTAMDCVRTAVRQGAKSVTCLYRRDRANMPGSQREVKNAEEEGVVFEWLAAPKAVRAGKKPGVAAVRMRLGAPDTSGRQSPEEVPGSEFDVAGDLIIAALGFDAEDLPEAWDALDLKTTRWGTISANPLTYATNLPGVYAAGDIVRGASLVVWAIKEGREAADAIHAHLQDRAQTARVAAE; this comes from the coding sequence GTGGCCGAACGCATGCAAAAATTCGTGTCTGTGGGTCAAAAATGGCCCGAGAAGCGCACGGCGGCTGACCGCGCGGGCGATTTTCACGAGATTTATCGGGAGTTTATTGCCGAGAAGGCGAATGAGCAGGCGTCGCGCTGCGCCCAATGCGGTGTTCCGTTCTGCCAGACGCATTGCCCACTGCAGAACAACATTCCGGACTGGCTGAGGATGACAGCCGAGGGCCGTCTGGAGGAAGCCTACCAGCTTTCGGCCTCGACCAATTCCATGCCGGAGATCTGCGGCCGGATTTGCCCGCAGGATCGCCTCTGCGAAGCGGGCTGCGTGATCGAGCAATCGACGCATGGCTCCGTCACCATCGGCGCTGTGGAAAAATATCTGACCGACACCGCTTGGGAGAAGGGCTGGATCGCTGTGATCAAACCGCGCCGCGAGCGTGAGGAGAGCGTCGGCATTATTGGCGCAGGCCCCGCTGGCCTCGCCGCGGCCGAACGCCTGCGCCTGCGCGGCTATCAAGTGACGATCTATGATCGCCACGACCGCGTCGGCGGTTTGCTGATCTATGGCATTCCCGGCTTCAAGCTGGAGAAGGACATCGTCGAGCGCCGCACGCAGCGTCTGATCGAAGGCGGCGTGAAGTTCGTGCTCAATTGCAATGTCGGCGAGACGATCTCGTTTGAAGATCTGCGCGCGCAGCATGAGTCCGTGCTGATCGCGACGGGCGTTTACAAGGCCAAGCCGCTCAACGCGCCGAACGACCAGAGCGTGGTGAAGGCGCTCGATTATCTCATCACCTCCAACCGCGTCGGCCTCGGCGATGACGTGGCGGATTTCACCAGCGGCGCGCTCAATGCCGCCGGCAAGCGCGTCGTCGTCATCGGCGGCGGCGACACGGCGATGGATTGCGTGCGTACGGCTGTGCGCCAAGGCGCCAAGAGCGTGACCTGCCTCTATCGTCGCGACCGCGCCAACATGCCGGGCTCGCAACGCGAAGTGAAAAACGCCGAGGAAGAGGGCGTTGTGTTCGAATGGCTGGCAGCGCCGAAAGCGGTGCGCGCCGGCAAAAAGCCAGGTGTTGCGGCTGTCCGTATGCGTCTTGGCGCACCTGACACGAGCGGTCGCCAATCGCCGGAAGAAGTGCCGGGCAGCGAGTTCGATGTGGCCGGCGATCTCATCATCGCGGCCCTCGGCTTCGATGCGGAAGATTTGCCGGAAGCCTGGGACGCGCTCGATCTCAAGACGACACGTTGGGGCACGATCAGCGCCAATCCGCTGACCTACGCGACGAATTTGCCGGGCGTGTACGCCGCCGGCGACATCGTGCGCGGCGCCTCGCTCGTCGTGTGGGCGATCAAGGAAGGCCGCGAGGCCGCCGATGCGATCCACGCTCATCTTCAAGACCGCGCCCAAACGGCGCGCGTAGCTGCGGAATAA